The genomic segment ATCCTATAATAGGGTATATAACCTATGTAGCATTATTTAAGAACCTTACCGGTTAACAGACTGACAACCGGGGATTTACCGAAGTCCTCCCCTAAGTCAATACTAGTCCCTTTAGCTGGAATAAGCCTAACACCCAGTGAACGACCCTTAACCCTAACCACCTCGGTTAAGTCAAGGAGTAGGTTCTTAATTAACCCAAGTTCATTAATTGGTACTGGAACCATGTCAATACCCGCCACGCAAACCTGCGTATATGATATTAGTTTAAATAAGTCAACTAAACCATTATTAAACCTCTCCTTCAACTCATCATCCTCCCCCAACGGTAACATAACCTCATTGAATCCTGTCTTACTGAAGGGTAATTCCGTTATCAACCTATTAATGAGGCCAATGGTCGCCATGGTCCCTAATTCACCAAACCTTAACCCACCCACCTTCTCAATCACCTTAACCACAGAGTCCTGACCCCAGGGTGATAGTGAAGCATCAATACCCCTGTACTCCACGCCGGCTAATTCACTCAACTCCTCACCTATTTCATTAGCCTTACCCACAATGTCCCTTAACCTCCTCTGCAAATCACCACCCTCCAGTAGGTCTGAGGCGTATAGTATTGCTATTGATAACCCAGTACCACCCTTAACGTTAACAGATGCCGGGTAGTATGGGGTTTCAATTAAGTCACCTAGGAGTATAGCCACCTTCCTAGCTGCTAATGGTTCCTCGGAGGCGATTAACTTAAGTAGGTTAACGTAGAAGTCGACTACTTCATCATCATACTCAGGCATCCAAACCATGGAGTAGGTATCATACTCATTAATCAACTTAACCACGGTGGAGGAATCTAGAGGAGTCATTAGGCTTAAACCTGAGTAAACGTAACCCCTCCTGGCGGCTGTGGATTTAAGTACCCTAAGCTGCTCCTTGGCCGCATTAGCATCATTTACGAATGGTAACGTAACCCTCTTAGTAACAATGCTTACACCATACTTAGATGAGACTACGCTAATGCCCGCATTAACCCTATCCAGTAGGTTAGGTAATGAGGCTAAGTCATCTGTGAATAAGGTCACTGCCCTAATCTTCATGAAGTTTAATTACAGTTAGGAGTTATTAAACATAACCCACATTCAGCATTCAAGCCTAATACCGCTAAGTATATGCGCCTTAATCCTGTACGTTAATACGTAATCCTCATCAGCCAGTAGTTGAGTTAAATTCACTGAATTGGGTTTAAGATTCCTCATGAATGAGTATGCGCTAGGGTTACTCAATGTTTTAACAGGCTCAGCATCCATTAAGGAGAAGTTCTTAACACAGAAGTGTGGTATGGGTATTGCTGATAATTTAGTTGACCAATGTATCGATAAGGGTACCCTAAAGGCCTTAACCTTACTCAGTGTGTTAACGCCCAGGGTTACGTTACTCATTAACCCACTGAACCTACTGAACCTCTTCATAGCCCTCTCGGCGGCGTCAATTATGATTCTAAGTAACTTAGAGGCATTCTTCAAATCAACACCATTCTTTTCATTAAGCCTAGCGAAGACCTTAAAGCCATTCATGCCGTCAAAGTACATTAACACGTTACCAATACCCACGGCCTCAAAACCCAGCCTAACGGCGTTGGAGGCTATGTGCATGATTAAGTAACCCTCAGGTGTATTAAACATTACCTGCTTAACCTTAATATCAGCAACTAGGACATCAACGTTACTTGAACCTATTGGCTTAACTGAAGCCATGAAGTCTAACCCACCTTGAGCAACAAAGGATTTTAAATCATTAATACTATTTATCACTATTGGCTTACCCTCAATACTCCTAATCAACCTAACACCACTGGATTGCTGAACTATGACTTGGGTGGTCCTATTAACCATGAAGTCAAGCATTAATTCACCCACTGAGTCATAGTACTTAATTGGGTCAACCGGAACCTTCTTCACTACCGGATTCAGTCTCCTAGCACTCTTCATACTCACTAACTGGTGTTGAACAATAGTATATTAACTTACTGTTGCTTAGGGTCATTTAACGATTATGGTAAGCTTAAATTGAGGCTAAGCAGTATTGGCGTGAGTTCTCATGGGTCATTAAGTAAGTGTTTTAAGGGTAATTACTTGATTAATACGTGGTCAACATATACATGGGTAGGGAGAGCTGCTATGCGGTTAAGGAGGGTGTTTACGTTAAGCCTGGGCCAATGGACCTAGGTAGGGCTGCGGCACACCTTTACCTGCACTTAAGGGACCTTAAGTTAGGTTACACTTACAATCATGATTGCGTTAAGATTAGGATGAGCCGAAGTCTCTTTGAGGCTAGGTGCAAGTACCTTGTTAAACTCTGCAGGGAGCAGATTAATGATGAGTATGAGTGTAGTCAAGTAGAGCAATTAGTCAACGCGGTGCTAAGTAACATGAAGCTACCCCAATGGGCTGAGGAATTGGTTAAACAATACCTAGTTAAGGTAACTAGGTTGATTTAGGAGTTAGCAATATTAATAAGTCCCTAACGCCTCAAGGGGGGTTCAGTGAGCCTATGCCTACTTGAACATAGGGATATGGTGATTTCAGGCCTAGCAGTCTTCGCAGCATCATTCATGCTCCTCTCACAATACTGGCTAACTAACTTAAGCCTACTGGGACCCATTTCCCTAGCATCTATCCTAATTGCCTTAACCGCATTTATGGCTCATGAGTTAATGCACAGGTACGTGGCTAGGAGGCTTGGCTACATTGCCTGCTTCAGACTTGTTAAATACGGTTTAGTGATGCTTCTTGTAACAGCATTAATAGGGTTAGCCGCCAGGTCACCATTCATGATGGGTGCCCCAGGGGCCGTGGCTATTGGGCCTAACATACTGGGTAAGGAGAATAGTAAGTATAGGGCGCTCATAGCCTTAGCTGGGCCAGGGACTAATGTGATAATGGCTGCCTTATTCTACGCATTAACCCTACCCACCGTTAATAATGCTGCATTGCTACTGGTCCTGCGTTTAACATATATTCTCAACTCGATTCTAGCCCTATTCAACTCACTTCCAATACCACCCCTTGATGGCTACCAGGTGGTTAAGAATAGGGAGTACGGATTATGGTTAACGCTCATGGTATCATCAATACTGGTCTCTATCCCTGCATTAGGGTACTTACTTTAATCGAACTCACACCCTTAACAGTTTCCCTTACCCTCAATGCTATTAATGCGGTTATTATTGATGATACTGCTGATGATATGAATATGTAGTAGAAGGATAACCTTGAGGGAACCATGTAAAGTACTGGCAAGTTACCTAACATATCATTAATACACCATGCTTATACATATCAAGTATTGAACTTGCAAACACTGGACCGAGGGTATTACCCATTAGTCTCATGGTTGTGTTGGTTCCAGTTATGGTGGCAAGTCTCCTCTCGGATGCAGACATCATGAGTATAGTTATCCTAGTCACCATCATTCCACCAATACCGATTAACGTGACTACTAGGATCATCATAACGTCAACCACAGTTAATGAGTAGTCCAGCGGTGTTACTGCAAGAAACAGTGAACCAAGGGCTGCAATTAATGGTGTAATTATTAATATTGGCTTAACCCTAATCCTACTTGATAATGCCACGAAGACTGACCCAATAATCAGCATTATTATGCTTATGGGGGCTGGGGTAATGCCAGTGGATAATATATCCATGCCGAAACCCACTGGGCCGGTAGGTTAAGAGGACTGGCACTGTGTATATTTATTAAAAACCATGAGTACCCTCTTCCTACCGTACTCATCAGCTAACTTACCTATAACAGGCACTAGGACTAAGCCACCTAAGGTTTCAGCGGATAAGATCCATGAAGCCTCTGAGGCTGAGGCATTGAATTCGCTTTCAATCTTGTATATTAAGGGGAGTACAGCCATTTCAATGTACATTGTTAAAATAAATATGAAGGCTAATATGGGTAGGTGTCTCCTTAAAACATTGGCAGTATGGCTCATAGCGGTTCTCATAAGGGCTTGTATATTAAGTCTAGTAGATGGTAATCATGGCTTAATCGAATATTAATTCGACTCAATAGTCATACTTAGATTCAATACAGTAATCAAAGTTAATTAACCTCCATTGAGGTTAATGGTTTAAAACATATGCGATACTGCATTATATAGGTGTAGGTAAGTTATCAACACTCTTAATAGTATGGTTATTTGTCAGCATATAGTAGGTGATACTTATTTACCTGAGTAAAATTGTGTTAAATATGGCCCATTATGTTCACTTAATGGTGCATCATGGGAAAAACTTATATAGGAGAGGTAGCTGAAAATATTTTATGGCTAGGAGAGACGTAATAAATACCTCAATATGGGCTGCTAAGAGTATAGCTGTTGTCTTCGCTGAGCTAGTTTTCGCAATAAGCATATCCTTCTTCCTAATACACGCAATGCCAGGTAACCCGTATCAAATAATCCTAGTTGGATTACTGCAGAAGGGTATACCTTATGAACAGGCTAAGATAATGGCAGCTGCATTAGCCGGCTACAACCCTAACACTAACCCAATA from the Caldivirga maquilingensis IC-167 genome contains:
- a CDS encoding DUF711 family protein, giving the protein MKIRAVTLFTDDLASLPNLLDRVNAGISVVSSKYGVSIVTKRVTLPFVNDANAAKEQLRVLKSTAARRGYVYSGLSLMTPLDSSTVVKLINEYDTYSMVWMPEYDDEVVDFYVNLLKLIASEEPLAARKVAILLGDLIETPYYPASVNVKGGTGLSIAILYASDLLEGGDLQRRLRDIVGKANEIGEELSELAGVEYRGIDASLSPWGQDSVVKVIEKVGGLRFGELGTMATIGLINRLITELPFSKTGFNEVMLPLGEDDELKERFNNGLVDLFKLISYTQVCVAGIDMVPVPINELGLIKNLLLDLTEVVRVKGRSLGVRLIPAKGTSIDLGEDFGKSPVVSLLTGKVLK
- a CDS encoding peptidase M50, whose protein sequence is MSLCLLEHRDMVISGLAVFAASFMLLSQYWLTNLSLLGPISLASILIALTAFMAHELMHRYVARRLGYIACFRLVKYGLVMLLVTALIGLAARSPFMMGAPGAVAIGPNILGKENSKYRALIALAGPGTNVIMAALFYALTLPTVNNAALLLVLRLTYILNSILALFNSLPIPPLDGYQVVKNREYGLWLTLMVSSILVSIPALGYLL
- a CDS encoding MFS transporter, which translates into the protein MDILSTGITPAPISIIMLIIGSVFVALSSRIRVKPILIITPLIAALGSLFLAVTPLDYSLTVVDVMMILVVTLIGIGGMMVTRITILMMSASERRLATITGTNTTMRLMGNTLGPVFASSILDMYKHGVLMIC
- a CDS encoding MFS transporter, whose protein sequence is MSHTANVLRRHLPILAFIFILTMYIEMAVLPLIYKIESEFNASASEASWILSAETLGGLVLVPVIGKLADEYGRKRVLMVFNKYTQCQSS